A portion of the Agrobacterium tumefaciens genome contains these proteins:
- the gltX gene encoding glutamate--tRNA ligase — translation MTTSGVRVRIAPSPTGEPHVGTAYIALFNYLFAKKHGGEFILRIEDTDATRSTLEYEQKVLEALRWTGLTWSEGPDVGGPYGPYRQSERKPMYWPYAEELLEKGHAFRCFCTPERLEQMREAQRAAGKPPKYDGLCLHLKAEEVTTRVAAGEANVVRMKIPTEGSCDFHDGVYGDVSIPWDSVDMQVLIKADGMPTYHMANVIDDHLMKITHVARGEEWLASVPKHILLYRYFGWDQPTFMHLSLMRNADKSKLSKRKNPTSISYYSALGYLPEALMNFLGLFFIQIAEGEELLTMEELAAKFDPEALSKAGAIFDIQKLDWLNGRWLREKLTPEDFIARTLEWAMENSRLTEGLKLAQSRISKLGELPNLAGFLLSSDVGLTPASFAGLKSKPEEIHEILTTVATDLEKMPDWNVEAIEAELRDIAERTGKKLRVVTPPLFVAVSGSSRSLPLFDSMALLGRSVVRQRLKVAIAVVATMVGSGA, via the coding sequence ATGACCACTTCCGGCGTTCGCGTCCGCATCGCACCTTCCCCCACCGGCGAGCCGCATGTCGGCACCGCTTACATCGCGCTGTTCAACTATCTCTTCGCCAAGAAACACGGCGGTGAGTTCATCCTGCGCATCGAGGATACCGACGCCACCCGCTCGACGCTGGAATATGAGCAGAAGGTTCTGGAGGCGCTGCGCTGGACCGGCCTCACCTGGTCGGAAGGCCCTGACGTCGGTGGCCCCTACGGTCCCTACCGCCAGTCCGAGCGCAAGCCGATGTACTGGCCCTATGCCGAAGAATTGCTGGAAAAAGGCCATGCCTTCCGTTGTTTCTGCACGCCCGAGCGGCTTGAGCAGATGCGCGAAGCGCAGCGCGCCGCTGGCAAGCCGCCAAAATATGACGGTCTCTGCCTCCACCTGAAGGCTGAAGAAGTGACCACCCGCGTCGCCGCCGGCGAAGCCAACGTCGTGCGCATGAAAATCCCGACCGAAGGTTCGTGCGATTTCCATGACGGCGTTTACGGCGATGTCTCGATCCCCTGGGATTCGGTTGACATGCAGGTGCTGATCAAGGCCGACGGCATGCCGACCTATCACATGGCAAACGTCATCGACGACCATCTGATGAAGATCACCCATGTGGCGCGCGGCGAAGAGTGGCTGGCTTCAGTGCCCAAGCACATCCTGCTTTACCGTTATTTCGGCTGGGACCAGCCGACGTTCATGCATCTTTCGCTGATGCGCAACGCCGACAAGTCGAAGCTTTCCAAGCGCAAGAACCCGACGTCGATCTCCTATTATTCCGCGCTCGGCTACCTGCCGGAAGCGCTGATGAACTTCCTCGGCCTGTTCTTCATCCAAATCGCCGAAGGCGAAGAGCTGCTGACCATGGAAGAGCTGGCCGCGAAGTTCGATCCGGAAGCACTTTCCAAGGCCGGCGCCATATTCGATATCCAGAAGCTGGACTGGCTGAACGGCCGCTGGCTGCGCGAAAAGCTCACGCCTGAGGACTTCATTGCCCGCACGCTGGAATGGGCGATGGAAAATTCCCGCCTGACCGAAGGCCTGAAGCTTGCCCAGAGCCGCATTTCCAAGCTCGGCGAATTGCCAAACCTTGCCGGCTTCCTGCTTTCGAGCGACGTTGGCCTGACGCCCGCCTCCTTTGCCGGTCTCAAAAGCAAGCCCGAGGAAATCCACGAAATCCTCACCACGGTTGCCACCGATCTGGAAAAAATGCCTGATTGGAACGTTGAAGCCATCGAGGCCGAGCTGCGCGACATTGCCGAACGCACGGGCAAGAAACTGCGCGTCGTCACGCCGCCGCTCTTCGTCGCCGTCTCCGGCTCCTCGCGCTCGCTGCCGCTGTTTGACTCGATGGCGCTGCTCGGCCGCTCCGTGGTGCGCCAGCGCCTGAAGGTCGCTATTGCCGTTGTGGCCACGATGGTTGGCAGCGGTGCTTGA
- a CDS encoding SLC13 family permease produces the protein MTTDQILAFTVIAGMMVAFIWDRFRYDVVACSALLVAVAVGVVPFDKAFSGFSDDIVIIVGSALIVSSAVARSGVVDMTIKKYFPEMHSKTLQLAFLMIVVAIMSAFIKNIGALAIMMPVAFQFARKSGSPVSYYLMPMAFAALLGGLMTQIGTSPNIVVSRLREEMTGQSFSMFDFTPVGAGLTVIGIIFLTFGYRLLPVRNRQQASMEDILDQSAYTAEATLPADSTYADKPLRELLKQADGDVIASTILRGPRRISPFPDVNLKPGDTILLEGNPEGLDRIVSQAKLLLSGKPLTENGQKTADLISMEAVISNESVLNGISARELALSYTRGVNLIAVSRRGQRVNQRLSDLTLQAGDVILLQGSRKNLPQVLQEFSLLPLAQREILLGVQRRALLPVIVLAAAMIAAGSGLVPVSVAFFAAAFLMIVVGAIPLTEVYKSIDGPILVMLAALIPVSDSLRTSGASELIAAWLGHAAQGLPPFAALGMILLTAMAVTPFLNNAATVLVMAPIAAGFATTLGFRPEAFLMAVAIGAGCDFLTPIGHQCNTLVMGPGGYRFSDYPRLGLPLSIMIVIASIPMLLYVWPVN, from the coding sequence ATGACGACCGACCAGATCCTCGCCTTTACCGTGATCGCCGGCATGATGGTCGCGTTCATATGGGACAGGTTCCGCTATGATGTGGTCGCGTGCAGCGCGTTGCTGGTGGCGGTGGCGGTTGGGGTCGTGCCTTTCGACAAGGCGTTCTCCGGTTTCTCGGACGATATCGTCATCATCGTCGGCAGCGCGCTGATCGTCAGTTCGGCCGTGGCGCGTTCAGGGGTCGTCGATATGACGATCAAGAAATATTTCCCGGAGATGCACTCCAAAACCCTGCAACTGGCCTTTCTGATGATCGTCGTCGCCATCATGTCGGCCTTCATCAAGAACATCGGTGCGCTTGCCATCATGATGCCGGTTGCTTTCCAGTTCGCCCGCAAATCCGGCAGCCCTGTTTCCTATTATCTGATGCCCATGGCCTTCGCTGCCCTTCTGGGCGGGCTCATGACGCAGATCGGCACCTCGCCCAACATCGTCGTTTCCAGGCTGCGTGAGGAAATGACCGGGCAGAGCTTCTCGATGTTCGATTTCACCCCGGTCGGTGCCGGGCTGACCGTGATCGGCATCATCTTCCTGACCTTCGGTTACCGCCTGCTGCCGGTGCGCAACCGCCAGCAGGCATCGATGGAGGATATTCTGGACCAGTCGGCCTATACCGCCGAGGCGACGCTTCCCGCCGACAGCACCTACGCCGACAAGCCGCTGCGGGAGCTGTTGAAACAGGCGGATGGCGACGTAATCGCCAGCACGATCCTGCGCGGACCCCGGCGTATCTCCCCCTTCCCCGATGTCAATCTGAAGCCGGGCGACACCATTCTTCTCGAAGGCAACCCGGAGGGCCTCGACCGCATCGTCTCGCAGGCCAAGCTGCTGCTGTCAGGCAAGCCGCTCACCGAGAACGGCCAGAAGACCGCTGACCTTATTTCCATGGAAGCGGTTATCAGCAACGAATCCGTTCTCAACGGGATTTCCGCGCGCGAACTGGCGCTATCCTACACCCGCGGCGTCAATCTGATTGCAGTGAGCCGTCGCGGCCAGCGCGTCAACCAGCGGCTCTCCGACCTGACCTTGCAGGCGGGCGACGTCATTCTCTTGCAGGGCAGCCGCAAGAACCTGCCACAGGTATTGCAGGAATTTTCGCTGCTGCCCCTGGCGCAGCGGGAGATCCTGCTTGGGGTGCAGCGCCGCGCGCTTTTGCCCGTCATCGTGCTTGCCGCGGCCATGATTGCCGCCGGCAGCGGGCTGGTGCCGGTATCCGTCGCCTTTTTCGCCGCCGCCTTCCTGATGATCGTCGTCGGCGCGATACCGCTGACCGAAGTCTATAAATCGATCGACGGGCCGATCCTCGTCATGCTCGCCGCCCTCATTCCCGTCAGCGACAGTCTGCGCACCAGCGGCGCCAGCGAGCTGATCGCCGCCTGGCTCGGCCATGCCGCACAAGGACTGCCGCCCTTCGCAGCACTCGGCATGATCCTGTTGACTGCCATGGCGGTAACGCCCTTCCTCAACAATGCTGCAACCGTGCTGGTCATGGCACCCATCGCCGCCGGTTTCGCCACCACGCTCGGCTTTCGGCCGGAGGCCTTTCTGATGGCGGTGGCGATTGGCGCCGGCTGCGATTTCCTCACGCCCATCGGCCACCAGTGCAACACGCTGGTCATGGGTCCGGGCGGTTATCGTTTCAGCGATTATCCGCGCCTTGGACTGCCGCTGTCGATCATGATCGTCATTGCCAGCATTCCGATGCTGCTTTATGTCTGGCCGGTGAATTAG
- a CDS encoding TerC family protein, with the protein MESVLPLLSDPAAWVALVTLIVMEVVLGIDNLIFISILTNKLPPEQREKARKIGIGLALIMRLGLLGTVAWIVQLTTPVFEIFGHAFSWKDMILIAGGLFLMWKATKEIHHNVDPEDHKEDMVGGPVAMNFGAAIGQILLLDLVFSVDSIITAVGMTPHLPIMIVAVIFAVAVMLLAATPLANFIERNPTIVMLALAFLMMIGTTLIAEGMGFHVPKGYVYAAMAFSALVELLNMLARNARQRKKAQAAKPH; encoded by the coding sequence ATGGAGTCCGTTCTCCCTCTTCTGTCCGACCCCGCTGCCTGGGTGGCGCTGGTCACCCTGATCGTCATGGAGGTCGTGCTTGGCATCGACAACCTGATCTTCATCTCGATCCTCACCAACAAGCTTCCGCCTGAACAGCGCGAAAAAGCCCGCAAGATCGGCATCGGGCTTGCCTTGATCATGCGTCTCGGCCTTCTCGGCACTGTGGCCTGGATCGTGCAGCTCACCACGCCGGTCTTCGAAATCTTCGGCCACGCCTTCTCGTGGAAGGACATGATCCTCATCGCCGGCGGTCTCTTCCTGATGTGGAAGGCCACCAAGGAAATCCACCACAATGTCGATCCTGAAGATCACAAGGAAGACATGGTGGGCGGCCCGGTTGCGATGAATTTCGGCGCCGCCATCGGCCAGATCCTGCTGCTCGACCTCGTGTTCTCTGTGGACAGCATCATCACCGCCGTTGGCATGACACCGCATCTGCCGATCATGATCGTGGCCGTGATCTTTGCCGTTGCCGTGATGCTGCTCGCCGCAACGCCGCTCGCCAACTTCATCGAGCGCAACCCCACCATCGTCATGCTGGCACTCGCCTTCCTGATGATGATCGGCACGACCCTGATCGCCGAAGGCATGGGCTTCCATGTTCCCAAGGGCTACGTCTATGCCGCCATGGCGTTTTCGGCGCTGGTGGAACTGCTCAACATGCTGGCGCGTAACGCCAGACAGCGCAAGAAAGCACAGGCGGCCAAACCGCACTGA
- a CDS encoding TetR/AcrR family transcriptional regulator — protein sequence MAGEDMDMETETETGCPGNPAGRFAAGEDPAKREQIVAGAWRVFKRKGFDAASMNDITREAGVSKGTIYVYFSNKEDLFAALVDHHRQEFATSMRNILAGTEEVRDGLKQFGKAFANKMICSEMIPAMRSVIGVIDRMPKLAQRFFIAAPNNVRTVLQDFIEHQVSLGHLKVDDVELAARQYIELSTGTFFKLRLFGELEGPVPEEELDRVIDSAIMVFMAAYGTDKA from the coding sequence ATGGCAGGTGAAGACATGGATATGGAGACGGAAACCGAAACGGGCTGTCCGGGAAACCCCGCCGGGCGTTTTGCTGCGGGCGAAGACCCGGCCAAGCGTGAGCAGATTGTTGCCGGCGCCTGGCGCGTGTTCAAGCGCAAGGGCTTCGATGCCGCCAGCATGAACGACATCACGCGGGAAGCCGGCGTTTCCAAGGGAACGATCTATGTCTATTTCTCCAACAAGGAAGACCTGTTCGCCGCCCTTGTCGATCATCACCGCCAGGAATTCGCGACCTCCATGCGCAACATTCTGGCCGGCACCGAAGAGGTGCGCGACGGCCTGAAACAGTTCGGCAAGGCCTTCGCCAACAAGATGATCTGCTCCGAAATGATACCGGCCATGCGCTCGGTGATCGGCGTCATCGACCGCATGCCGAAGCTGGCGCAGCGTTTCTTCATCGCAGCACCCAACAACGTGCGCACCGTTCTTCAGGATTTCATCGAGCATCAGGTCTCGCTCGGCCATCTCAAGGTCGATGACGTCGAACTTGCCGCCCGGCAATATATCGAGCTTTCCACGGGCACTTTCTTCAAGCTGCGCCTGTTCGGAGAACTCGAAGGCCCGGTTCCCGAAGAGGAGCTGGACCGAGTGATCGACAGCGCCATCATGGTGTTCATGGCGGCATACGGAACCGACAAGGCCTGA
- a CDS encoding HlyD family secretion protein gives MSAQKNSAVRAVNDAEEADVSAKAETSPAKPVEAPPQQPPQTIAAPKKKKRSPLLPIFAIALLAGAGWYGYNWWIDGRFMVSTDDAYIQGDIAVIAPKVSGYIAKVNVVENQEVKAGDPLVTLDDGDYRIALEQADAQIRTEELSLKRIDAQIIGGEAAQEQAVAQKGALDAALRGAEITQKRATELQAKDVGTVAASDSAQVALDQARANVVAGEAAISSAKANVELLRAQREEAESTIRSLQLSKDKAARDLAFTVLKAPYDGVIGNLAVQTGDLVSVGKRLASLVPLNELYIDANFKETQLARVVPGSKVRVHVDAFDDETIEGTVQSISPGSGSVFSMLPPENATGNFTKVIQRVPVRIVFSKEDLAKHNLRAGLSVVVDVDTRTAPENTKTAHVNP, from the coding sequence ATGTCGGCCCAGAAGAATAGCGCGGTTCGCGCCGTCAACGATGCGGAAGAGGCGGACGTTTCCGCCAAGGCTGAGACCTCTCCGGCAAAGCCGGTGGAGGCCCCGCCGCAACAGCCGCCACAGACAATTGCCGCACCGAAGAAGAAGAAGCGTTCGCCGCTTCTGCCGATCTTTGCGATCGCCCTTCTCGCCGGCGCCGGCTGGTACGGTTATAACTGGTGGATCGACGGTCGCTTCATGGTTTCGACGGATGACGCCTACATTCAGGGTGATATCGCGGTCATCGCGCCCAAGGTTTCGGGTTACATCGCCAAGGTGAACGTTGTCGAAAACCAGGAAGTCAAGGCGGGTGATCCGCTGGTTACTCTGGATGACGGCGACTATCGCATCGCGCTTGAACAGGCCGACGCGCAGATCCGCACCGAGGAACTGTCGCTGAAGCGCATCGATGCGCAGATCATCGGCGGCGAGGCAGCGCAGGAACAGGCCGTTGCCCAGAAGGGCGCTCTGGATGCGGCCCTTCGCGGTGCGGAAATCACCCAGAAGCGCGCCACCGAATTGCAGGCGAAGGATGTCGGCACCGTTGCCGCTTCCGACAGCGCGCAGGTCGCGCTCGATCAGGCCAGGGCGAATGTCGTGGCCGGCGAGGCGGCGATCTCGTCCGCGAAAGCCAATGTCGAGCTTCTTCGCGCCCAGCGCGAGGAAGCCGAAAGCACCATCCGTTCGCTGCAACTTTCCAAGGACAAGGCGGCCCGCGATCTGGCCTTCACCGTGTTGAAAGCGCCTTATGACGGCGTTATCGGCAATCTGGCGGTGCAGACGGGCGATCTCGTTTCGGTCGGCAAGCGCCTTGCTTCGCTGGTGCCGTTGAACGAGCTTTATATCGACGCCAATTTCAAGGAAACGCAGCTGGCCCGCGTGGTGCCCGGTTCGAAGGTCCGCGTCCATGTGGATGCTTTCGACGACGAGACCATTGAGGGCACGGTCCAGTCGATATCGCCCGGTTCCGGTTCGGTCTTCTCGATGCTGCCGCCGGAAAACGCCACGGGTAACTTCACCAAGGTCATCCAGCGCGTACCGGTGCGTATCGTCTTCTCCAAGGAAGATCTCGCCAAGCACAATCTGCGTGCGGGCCTGAGCGTCGTCGTCGATGTGGATACCCGCACGGCGCCGGAAAACACGAAAACGGCGCACGTTAACCCATAG
- a CDS encoding DHA2 family efflux MFS transporter permease subunit produces the protein MAATVVGTGGVSVPVDPPMDKRRLIAFFAMVFGMFMSILDIQIVSASLAEIQAGLGAGSDEIAWVQTSYLIAEVIMIPLSGTLARILSTRVLFATCAAGFTLSSALCATATNIDQMIVYRAIQGFIGGGMIPSVFAAAFTIFPPSKRSVVSPIIGLVATLAPTIGPTVGGYLSNAFSWHWLFLVNIIPGIIVTILTWSLIDFDKPETSLWKKFDWWGLISMAVFLGSLEYVLEEGNNKDWFNDEHIVIGSVAMVIGAVVFFWRAFKVDFPVVDIRAFADRNFSIGSLFSFVMGIGLYGLTYLYPLYLGRVRGYDALMIGETMFVSGLAMFFTAPIAGKVSTKLDPRIMMAIGFISFGCGTWIMTHVTTDWDFYELLIPQVLRGFGLMMCMVPINNIALGTLPPARIRNASGLFNLTRNLGGAVGLAVINTLLSQRTDDHYVRLAEHVSYSNPQALEWLNNVGANYDSYGLDGASVAIKKLVGMVSQQAWILAFADVFFALTLLFGSLIFMTVLIQKPKAAPPPDAAH, from the coding sequence ATGGCGGCTACGGTTGTCGGCACAGGCGGGGTATCTGTTCCCGTCGATCCACCCATGGACAAGCGCAGGCTCATCGCGTTCTTCGCGATGGTCTTCGGCATGTTCATGTCCATTCTCGATATTCAGATCGTCTCCGCCTCGCTTGCGGAAATCCAGGCAGGTCTCGGGGCGGGCTCCGACGAGATCGCCTGGGTGCAGACATCCTATCTGATCGCAGAAGTCATCATGATCCCTCTGTCGGGCACGCTGGCGCGCATCCTGTCCACGCGCGTACTGTTTGCCACCTGCGCCGCCGGCTTCACCCTGTCGAGCGCGCTCTGCGCCACCGCGACCAATATCGACCAGATGATCGTCTACCGGGCGATCCAGGGCTTTATCGGCGGCGGCATGATCCCGTCGGTCTTTGCGGCCGCCTTCACCATTTTCCCGCCCTCCAAGCGTTCGGTCGTCTCGCCGATCATCGGTCTCGTCGCCACGCTTGCGCCCACCATCGGTCCCACGGTCGGCGGTTATCTTTCCAATGCCTTCTCCTGGCACTGGCTGTTCCTAGTCAACATCATTCCCGGCATCATCGTCACCATCCTGACATGGAGCCTGATCGATTTCGACAAGCCTGAAACCTCGCTCTGGAAGAAGTTCGACTGGTGGGGGCTGATCTCCATGGCCGTCTTCCTCGGCTCTCTGGAATACGTGCTGGAAGAGGGCAACAACAAGGACTGGTTCAACGACGAGCATATCGTCATCGGTTCGGTGGCCATGGTCATCGGTGCGGTGGTGTTCTTCTGGCGTGCCTTCAAGGTGGACTTCCCCGTTGTGGACATCCGCGCCTTTGCGGACCGAAATTTCTCCATCGGCTCGCTGTTTTCCTTCGTGATGGGCATAGGGCTTTACGGGCTGACCTATCTCTACCCGCTCTATCTCGGTCGCGTGCGCGGTTACGATGCGCTGATGATCGGCGAGACCATGTTCGTTTCCGGTCTTGCCATGTTCTTCACCGCGCCGATTGCCGGCAAGGTGTCCACCAAGCTCGATCCGCGCATCATGATGGCCATCGGCTTCATCAGCTTCGGTTGCGGCACGTGGATCATGACGCATGTGACCACCGACTGGGATTTCTACGAGCTGCTGATTCCGCAGGTCCTGCGCGGTTTCGGACTGATGATGTGCATGGTGCCGATCAACAACATCGCGCTCGGCACGCTTCCGCCCGCGCGCATCCGCAATGCCTCGGGCCTGTTCAACCTCACCCGCAACCTCGGCGGCGCGGTTGGCCTTGCCGTCATCAACACCCTGCTGTCGCAACGCACCGACGATCATTATGTGCGGCTGGCGGAACATGTCAGCTATTCCAATCCACAGGCGCTGGAGTGGCTGAACAATGTCGGCGCGAACTATGATTCCTACGGGCTGGACGGTGCTTCCGTCGCGATCAAGAAGCTGGTCGGCATGGTCTCGCAGCAGGCGTGGATACTCGCCTTTGCGGATGTGTTCTTCGCGCTGACGCTGCTGTTCGGCAGCCTGATCTTCATGACCGTGCTGATCCAGAAACCCAAGGCAGCGCCGCCACCAGACGCGGCGCACTGA
- a CDS encoding LacI family DNA-binding transcriptional regulator: MKPTVHDIAERAGVSLSTIDRVLNMRPGVHAATRARVEAAIAELGYVRDIAAANLAKGRNYSLVFILPGNDNSFMATLRAEVRAAAARAHLERTAIRVIEVPPFNAAALTEALEVARREKPSGVAFVATDSEDVAEAADRLAEDGIATVTLVSDLSGSRRDHYAGVDNVAAGRTAASLMGRFLSGRGGDIAVVAGSMLVRDHRERLDGFRSVIESEFPDLRLLPVLEGRDDPVTVEALVAKALASDALSGIYSLGAGNRGLIRALRASSGERSPSVIAHELTENTANALREGVLDAVLNQDAGHEVRSAIRVLKARADGLAVIAAQERIRIDIFLRDNLP, translated from the coding sequence ATGAAGCCGACAGTTCACGATATCGCCGAGCGGGCGGGTGTCAGCCTTTCCACCATCGACCGGGTGCTGAACATGCGCCCCGGCGTTCACGCCGCTACTCGAGCGCGGGTAGAGGCGGCGATTGCCGAGCTTGGTTATGTGCGCGATATCGCTGCCGCCAATTTGGCCAAGGGTCGCAATTATTCGCTGGTCTTCATCCTTCCCGGCAACGACAATTCCTTCATGGCGACGCTGCGAGCCGAAGTTCGTGCCGCAGCCGCCCGCGCCCATCTGGAGCGCACGGCGATCCGCGTTATCGAGGTGCCGCCTTTCAATGCCGCGGCACTGACGGAGGCGCTGGAAGTCGCGCGGCGGGAAAAGCCGTCGGGCGTCGCCTTCGTCGCCACCGATTCTGAGGATGTTGCCGAAGCCGCGGACCGGCTGGCTGAAGATGGTATCGCCACCGTCACGCTGGTTTCCGATCTCTCCGGTTCGCGCCGCGACCATTATGCCGGCGTCGACAACGTTGCGGCCGGGCGCACGGCGGCTAGCCTCATGGGGCGCTTCCTGTCCGGGCGCGGCGGCGATATTGCGGTCGTTGCCGGCTCCATGCTGGTGCGCGACCATCGCGAACGCCTAGACGGCTTCCGCTCCGTCATCGAAAGCGAATTTCCGGACTTGCGACTATTGCCGGTCCTCGAAGGTCGGGACGATCCCGTCACCGTCGAGGCGCTGGTCGCCAAGGCGCTTGCGAGCGACGCGCTGTCCGGCATCTACAGTCTCGGCGCCGGTAATCGCGGCCTCATCCGGGCGCTCAGGGCGTCATCGGGCGAAAGGTCGCCATCCGTCATCGCCCATGAGCTCACCGAAAACACGGCCAATGCGCTGCGGGAAGGCGTGCTCGATGCCGTGCTCAATCAGGATGCAGGTCATGAGGTGCGCAGCGCCATTCGCGTGTTGAAAGCGCGCGCGGATGGTCTCGCTGTCATCGCCGCGCAGGAGCGTATCCGTATCGACATATTCCTCAGGGACAATCTGCCCTGA
- the xylB gene encoding xylulokinase, translating to MYLGLDLGTSGVKALLMDGDQKIVGSANGSLEVSRPHHGWSEQDPADWIVATKTAVEGLKQKFAKELAAVKGIGLSGQMHGATLIDASGNVLRPCILWNDTRSYAEAAELDADPRFRKITGNIVFPGFTAPKLAWVAKNEPEIFAKVAKVLLPKDYLRLWLTGEYISEMSDSAGTSWLDTGARKWSADLLAATGLEEKHMPSLVEGTEEAGVLRAELASQWGIAGKAVVAGGAGDNAASACGMGTVKEGHAFVSLGTSGVLFAANASYLPKPESAVHAFCHALPNTWHQMGVILSATDALNWYSRLTGKSAAELTGELGDELLAPSGVTFAPYLSGERTPHNDAAIRGSFIGLSHESDRRALTQAVLEGVTFAIRDNLEALKSAGTSISRVTAIGGGSRSAYWLASIATSLGVPVDIPAEGDFGAAFGAARLGLIAATGADPVAVCTQPETARTIEPVVALGDAYEEAYQRYHALYPAIRSLSH from the coding sequence ATGTATCTCGGTCTCGATCTTGGAACATCCGGTGTCAAAGCCCTGCTGATGGACGGCGATCAGAAGATCGTCGGCTCGGCCAACGGCTCGCTGGAGGTCTCGCGTCCGCATCACGGCTGGTCGGAACAGGACCCGGCGGACTGGATTGTCGCCACGAAAACCGCAGTCGAAGGTCTGAAGCAGAAGTTTGCGAAGGAACTCGCTGCCGTGAAAGGTATTGGCCTTTCCGGCCAGATGCATGGCGCGACGCTGATAGACGCGAGCGGCAATGTGCTGCGGCCGTGCATTCTGTGGAACGACACGCGCTCCTATGCCGAGGCTGCCGAACTCGATGCCGATCCGCGCTTCCGCAAGATCACCGGCAACATCGTATTCCCAGGCTTTACCGCACCGAAACTGGCTTGGGTGGCGAAGAACGAACCTGAAATCTTCGCGAAGGTGGCCAAGGTACTGCTGCCGAAGGATTACCTGCGACTGTGGCTGACCGGTGAATATATCTCGGAAATGTCGGATTCCGCCGGCACATCGTGGCTGGATACCGGTGCGCGCAAATGGTCTGCCGATCTTCTGGCGGCGACCGGCCTTGAAGAAAAACACATGCCGTCGCTGGTTGAAGGCACCGAGGAGGCAGGTGTGCTGCGTGCCGAGCTCGCCTCGCAATGGGGCATTGCGGGCAAGGCCGTTGTGGCCGGCGGTGCGGGTGACAATGCCGCTTCCGCCTGCGGCATGGGCACGGTGAAAGAGGGCCACGCGTTCGTTTCGCTCGGCACTTCTGGCGTGTTGTTTGCCGCCAACGCCTCCTATCTGCCGAAGCCGGAAAGCGCCGTACACGCGTTCTGCCACGCGCTTCCCAACACATGGCACCAGATGGGCGTCATCCTGTCCGCTACCGATGCACTCAACTGGTATTCGCGCCTCACCGGCAAGTCCGCAGCCGAACTGACGGGTGAACTGGGCGACGAGCTTCTGGCGCCGAGCGGCGTCACTTTCGCACCCTATCTTTCCGGCGAGCGCACGCCGCATAACGATGCCGCCATTCGCGGCTCTTTCATTGGCCTTTCGCATGAAAGTGACCGCAGGGCGCTGACGCAGGCCGTGCTGGAAGGCGTGACTTTCGCCATCCGTGACAATCTCGAAGCGCTGAAGTCGGCCGGCACCTCCATTTCCCGCGTCACCGCCATCGGCGGCGGTTCGCGCTCGGCCTATTGGCTGGCCTCGATCGCGACTTCGCTCGGTGTGCCCGTGGATATTCCGGCCGAGGGCGATTTCGGCGCCGCTTTCGGCGCCGCCCGACTCGGTCTCATCGCTGCAACAGGTGCAGATCCGGTTGCAGTCTGCACGCAGCCGGAAACGGCGCGGACGATCGAGCCGGTGGTGGCGCTTGGCGATGCTTATGAGGAGGCTTACCAGCGGTATCACGCGCTTTATCCCGCCATTCGGTCGCTTTCGCATTGA